The Ictalurus furcatus strain D&B chromosome 5, Billie_1.0, whole genome shotgun sequence genome includes a region encoding these proteins:
- the LOC128607350 gene encoding phytanoyl-CoA hydroxylase-interacting protein — protein MAEVLDLLSTPHNVQISEVTCDSFRVAWEMTPEDAGRVTHYFIDLSRKAGGERNRFKHKDVPTKLVAKAVPLPMAVRGHWFLSPRTEYCVAVQTAIRQPDGDYQVSEWSQVVEFCTGDYAVDHLQQLLDKAQGVAGRLLRFSVFYRNQQPEYFHYVRTECGGSMPPSLKDNSGSHGSPINGKLRGIFLSCNTEFDTGLPPKDSPYGPLRFQISAALLLKPETHLYFADFYCMYTAYHYVVLVLAPVGSEGDRFCDGRLPLLDLSSNPFLTYVPGDEPTFCHASDVILEVMYTEALPLDQGTVAQIRGHHQLMSLSTANAKKDPSCKVCNISVGR, from the exons ATGGCCGAGGTGTTAGATCTCCTCTCCACACCCCATAACGTCCAAATCAGTGAGGTGACCTGTGACTCGTTCCGCGTTGCCTGGGAGATGACCCCGGAGGATGCCGGACGTGTGACGCACTACTTCATCGACCTCAGCCGCAAAGCCGGAGGAGAGAGGAACCGCTTCAAACACAAA GATGTTCCCACTAAGCTGGTAGCTAAGGCGGTGCCGCTGCCGATGGCCGTGAGAGGTCACTGGTTCCTGAGCCCTCGTACCGAGTACTGTGTGGCCGTACAGACGGCTATCCGCCAGCCTGATGGAGACTACCAG gtGTCTGAGTGGAGTCAGGTGGTGGAGTTTTGCACTGGGG ATTACGCTGTAGATCATCTGCAGCAGCTCCTGGATAAAGCCCAGGGTGTAGCGGGACGGCTGCTGCGCTTCTCCGTGTTTTACCGCAACCAGCAGCCCGAATACTTCCACTACGTCAG aACGGAATGTGGAGGTTCAATGCCCCCGTCTCTAAAAGACAACAGCGGCAGCCACGGCTCGCCCATCAACGGAAAGCTCCGTGGCATCTTCCTGAGCTGCAACACCGAGTTCGACACGGGTCTCCCTCCTAAAGACTCGCCCTACGGCCCCCTGCGCTTCCAGATCTCCGCCGCGCTCCTCCTGAAGCCCGAGACGCACCTCTACTTCGCCGATTTCTACTGCATGTACACTGCATATCACTACGTCGTCTTGGTGCTGGCCCCTGTCGGCTCGGAGGGCGATCGCTTCTGTGACGGGCGTCTCCCCCTGCTGGACCTCTCCTCCAATCCTTTCCTGACGTACGTCCCCGGGGACGAACCGACGTTCTGTCATGCCAGTGACGTCATCCTGGAGGTTATGTACACGGAGGCGCTGCCTTTAGATCAAGGCACGGTGGCGCAGATCAGAGGCCATCACCAGCTCATGAGCCTCTCCACGGCCAACGCCAAGAAGGACCCGAGCTGCAAGGTGTGTAACATCAGTGTCGGACGCTGA
- the gins4 gene encoding DNA replication complex GINS protein SLD5, with amino-acid sequence MADALSEASDLSGGEESQEEDVLTPAELIARLEEAWLNEKFSPELLENKSELVECVMEQLTHMEENLQRVRKGDLKASVHRMEIDRIRFVLSSYLRSRLQKIEKFFPHVLEKEKSRADGDPSFLSPEEFAFAKEYLANTEVYLKAVALKHMPPNLQSVDMLKAVPEPCLDSFVFLRVKERQENILVEPETDEQREYVVDLEEGSQHLMRYRTIAPLVASGAVQLI; translated from the exons ATGGCGGACGCGCTTTCGGAGGCCAGCGACCTGAGCGGAGGAGAGGAGAGCCAGGAGGAGGACGTGTTGACCCCTGCCGAGCTCATCGCCAGGCTGGAGGAG GCCTGGCTTAACGAGAAGTTCTCTCCCGAGCTTCTGGAGAACAAATCCGAGCTGGTAGAGTGTGTGATGGAGCAACTCACACACATG gaagaGAACCTGCAGCGTGTGAGGAAGGGCGACCTGAAGGCCAGCGTCCATCGCATGGAGATCGACCGCATCCGCTTCGTCCTCAGCAGCTACCTCCGCTCCCGACTGCAGAAG ATTGAGAAGTTTTTCCCTCACGTGTTGGAGAAGGAGAAATCGCGAGCCGACGGCGATCCCTCGTTTCTCTCTCCCGAGGAGTTCGCCTTTGCCAAAGA GTACCTGGCGAATACAGAAGTCTACCTGAAGGCCGTGGCGCTGAAACACATGCCTCCTAACCTGCAGAGCGTCGACATGCTGAAAGCAG ttccaGAGCCGTGTCTGGACTCCTTTGTGTTCCTGCGTGTGAAGGAGAGGCAGGAGAACATCCTCGTGGAACCCGAGACTGATGAACAGAG gGAGTATGTGGTGGACCTGGAGGAAGGCTCGCAGCACTTGATGCGTTATCGCACTATAGCGCCTCTAGTGGCCAGTGGTGCAGTGCAGCTGATCTAG
- the arid5a gene encoding AT-rich interactive domain-containing protein 5A, whose product MVSEPRGDASGEEEHIDVCEEEQTEEKIPPKQFKREMPSSELTNGSAEESKPGQSESEERAFVMNLYQFMKERGTPIERIPHLGFKQINLWKIYKAVEILGGYESVTTRRLWKNVYDELGGSPGSTSAATCTRRHYERLVLPYERHRRGEEDKPLPPSKPRKQYKRSEEGKGKSESKKRRRTDGDDPEEILRGSHPCERGVCSHSGPWPVSSEHSNGDQVSSQDMCLREKPLLQPLVPALVMSPLEKKKRLAQASLSVTPPAGLEDVTEPERPSVIHLSHSTTPSGRVSHTSDGSPLPLSSPSSSRSPSPFSVSSEDCVAVPTQKTAAPEAEKQKQARFGASPESGVHVPFVRYPCPKDASPLLRPNHHNFLNFTSTHPDKTQRHPALRTPVPTSLSSACWVPSASSFSKVVPRSRDPWRPVSLQPFYKPHAPNSKRPNSAETLVKKLPSPVRFPDRKDKSKMVVPKPTQQYLVHQTALPTLPYLLSGFNRPRADALEQMKALPHQPFFFPAHVNIPPSQTHPTHPLQGPFLGPYEATFRPYPYSVPVWHPPAGYSVATLQPY is encoded by the exons TGTCGGAGCCTCGTGGAGACGCGAGCGGTGAAGAGGAACACATAGATGTTTGCGAGGAGGAACAGACAGAGGAGAAGATTCCACCAAAGCAG ttcaAACGAGAAATGCCGAGTTCAGAACTGACCAATGGGAGCGCAGAGGAGTCCAAGCCTGGCCAATCAGAGAGCGAGGAGAGGGCGTTTGTGATGAACCTGTACCAGTTTATGAAGGAAAGAGGCACGCCTATTGAGAGAATACCTCACCTCGGCTTTAAACAGa TTAACCTGTGGAAAATCTACAAGGCTGTGGAGATACTTGGAGGCTATGAGTCG gtGACGACCCGGCGCTTGTGGAAGAACGTGTATGATGAGCTGGGCGGTAGTCCGGGCAGCACCAGCGCCGCCACCTGCACTCGCAGACATTACGAAAG GTTAGTTCTACCTTACGAAAGGCATCGGAGGGGAGAGGAAGACAAGCCACTTCCTCCATCGAAACCTCGTAAACAGTACAAGAGGAGCGAGGAGGGCAAGGGCAAATCCGAGAGCAAGAAAAGACGGAGGACGGACGGAGACGACCCAGag GAAATTCTGAGAGGCAGTCATCCCtgtgagagaggagtgtgttCGCACTCCGGACCGTGGCCGGTTTCCTCTGAGCATTCGAACGGTGACCAGGTCTCATCTCAAGACATGTGTCTCAGAGAGAAGCCTCTTCTTCAGCCGCTAGTCCCCGCCCTTGTTATGTCCCCTCTGGAGAAGAAGAAGCGTCTGGCGCAGGCGAGCTTGAGCGTAACGCCTCCTGCTGGCCTGGAGGACGTCACAGAGCCTGAGAGACCCTCTGTGATTCATCTGTCACATTCGACCACACCTTCTGGACGCGTAAGCCACACCTCTGACGGCTCACCCCTGCCTCTGTCCTCCCCGTCCTCCTCACGGAGCCCCTCCCCTTTCTCCGTTTCCTCCGAGGACTGTGTCGCCGTTCCGACCCAAAAGACGGCAGCTCCGGAAGCAGAGAAGCAGAAGCAAGCACGTTTTGGAGCTTCGCCTGAATCTGGAGTGCACGTACCCTTCGTCCGTTACCCCTGCCCCAAAGACGCGTCCCCTCTGTTACGCCCAAATCACCACAACTTCCTGAACTTCACGTCTACACATCCGGACAAAACCCAGAGACACCCAGCGCTCCGGACACCCGTCCCCACGTCTCTAAGCTCGGCCTGCTGGGTGCCGTCTGCCTCAAGCTTCTCCAAGGTCGTCCCTCGCTCCCGTGATCCCTGGAGGCCCGTATCCTTACAGCCGTTTTACAAACCCCACGCTCCGAATTCCAAGAGGCCAAATAGCGCCGAGACATTGGTGAAGAAGCTCCCATCTCCCGTACGCTTCCCAGACCGAAAGGACAAATCCAAGATGGTGGTTCCCAAGCCGACCCAACAGTACCTTGTGCACCAAACTGCATTGCCCACCTTGCCATACCTGCTGTCAGGTTTCAACCGGCCCAGAGCGGATGCGCTGGAACAGATGAAAGCTTTACCCCATCAGCCTTTCTTCTTCCCTGCTCATGTCAACATTCCTCCATCCCAGACACATCCCACACATCCCCTGCAGGGTCCCTTCCTCGGGCCGTACGAGGCCACGTTTCGTCCGTACCCGTACTCGGTGCCGGTCTGGCATCCACCCGCCGGGTACAGCGTGGCAACACTGCAGCCATATTAA